A part of Sulfurimonas aquatica genomic DNA contains:
- a CDS encoding caspase family protein: MYATTSIRFLLALLLSSSLYSMELYWSKESRRYETPISANKPIEALQSDFAKQVQEYMKSPALLKESLSREFIKKPIYPKKPNKPVLGKSKKVQRKQFETKEEYNSRKQKLLKQKELEDKKAIEQYNIRLQNYKERLEYLNDNYNKQVLERNERIKKVTALQREEQANIKKLFLEKMRNLQRVIPIYAQKSLARYLGKPKLSFIEYDVDKEIAQLKLYSQYNNFSQLVNIDIQRDSILKLKENIESVDIFYKLEAGVKEGSESSMFSRLAFKSLNLEYDSKTYLASIASDSMKLSYNTEIIAPKVAILKEDAVVLQELIEQDEKKEESLSIENIAYRVTPLHGDELLSEIKSLKPVEVNPRKWLFLIAIEKYAKTDSVAYAKNSALSFIEVAKKALGVPQNQIIRLINEEATAASIKDQLRYLSKRVPKGDTIYFYYSGHGVPDIREGNRPYLLPQDKMAQYVTEDKKLALESIYKSLQRSRASRVIAFIDSCFSGSTDNKTLFSGVAASRLQARAPELKSKKIVALTAGRHDQFSNMYKEKEHRLFSYYLIKSLIRGEKNIADIYNFVRSSVRSKSLQMGDLYEQEPTLQGSRRIEL; encoded by the coding sequence GTGTACGCTACAACCTCTATTAGATTTCTTTTAGCGCTGCTACTATCGAGTTCGCTCTACTCGATGGAGCTCTACTGGAGTAAAGAGAGCAGACGCTATGAGACTCCAATAAGTGCGAATAAGCCTATCGAAGCTCTTCAGAGCGACTTCGCCAAACAGGTGCAAGAGTATATGAAGAGTCCAGCGCTGCTTAAAGAGAGTCTCAGCCGCGAGTTTATAAAAAAACCAATCTATCCAAAAAAGCCAAATAAACCTGTTTTGGGAAAGAGTAAGAAGGTACAAAGAAAACAGTTTGAGACTAAAGAGGAGTATAACTCAAGAAAGCAGAAGCTTCTAAAACAAAAAGAGCTTGAAGATAAAAAAGCGATAGAGCAGTATAACATTAGGCTTCAAAATTATAAAGAGAGGCTAGAGTATCTTAATGATAACTACAACAAGCAAGTTCTAGAGAGAAACGAGCGTATTAAAAAGGTCACCGCACTTCAAAGAGAAGAGCAGGCCAATATTAAAAAGCTTTTTTTAGAGAAAATGAGAAACCTACAAAGAGTCATTCCAATCTATGCTCAAAAGAGTCTTGCACGATATCTTGGTAAACCAAAACTATCATTTATAGAGTATGACGTAGATAAAGAGATAGCGCAACTCAAGCTATACTCCCAGTATAACAACTTTTCTCAACTTGTAAACATAGATATACAAAGGGATTCGATTTTAAAGCTCAAGGAGAATATAGAGAGTGTAGATATCTTTTATAAGTTAGAAGCCGGTGTGAAAGAGGGGAGCGAGAGTAGCATGTTTAGCAGACTAGCATTTAAATCACTTAATTTAGAGTATGACTCTAAAACCTATCTTGCTAGTATTGCTTCAGATAGTATGAAACTCTCCTACAATACAGAGATAATAGCACCGAAGGTAGCGATACTCAAAGAGGATGCAGTAGTACTCCAAGAGCTTATAGAGCAAGATGAAAAAAAAGAGGAGAGTTTATCTATAGAGAATATAGCATATAGAGTCACCCCTTTACATGGTGATGAACTCCTCAGTGAGATAAAGAGTCTCAAACCGGTAGAGGTAAATCCTAGAAAATGGCTATTTCTCATTGCCATAGAGAAATATGCTAAAACAGACTCGGTCGCGTATGCTAAAAATAGCGCGCTTAGTTTTATAGAGGTTGCTAAAAAAGCTCTCGGGGTGCCCCAGAATCAGATTATACGACTCATCAATGAAGAGGCGACCGCGGCGAGCATAAAAGATCAACTAAGGTACCTCTCTAAGAGAGTCCCCAAAGGAGATACTATTTACTTTTACTACTCTGGTCATGGTGTGCCAGATATAAGAGAGGGAAATAGGCCTTATTTGCTGCCACAAGATAAGATGGCGCAGTATGTCACAGAGGATAAGAAGTTGGCTCTTGAGAGTATCTATAAATCTCTTCAAAGAAGTAGGGCTTCTCGTGTGATAGCCTTCATAGATAGCTGTTTCTCAGGCTCCACTGATAATAAAACACTCTTTAGTGGAGTAGCCGCTAGTAGACTACAAGCAAGAGCACCTGAGTTAAAAAGTAAAAAGATAGTTGCACTCACCGCCGGGCGACATGATCAGTTCTCTAATATGTATAAAGAGAAAGAGCACCGCCTCTTTAGCTACTACCTTATAAAGTCTCTTATTAGAGGAGAAAAAAATATAGCGGATATATATAACTTCGTTCGCAGCAGTGTTCGAAGTAAATCACTCCAGATGGGAGACCTTTATGAGCAAGAACCTACCTTACAAGGGAGCAGGAGGATAGAATTATGA